The Jeotgalibacillus haloalkalitolerans region GTGCTGCTTTTACCTGGTCAACAATCACAGGCGCCAGCGGGCAGCCCATTGATGTCAGTGTCATTTTTACTTCTGTATTTCCTGCATCGTCCATGAACACGTCATAGACAAGGCCGAGGTTTACAATATCAATGCCAAGTTCAGGGTCAATTACCTGTTCAAGGGCACCCATAATGCTGTCTTTTACATCCTGGTCCATCGAATCACTCCTTTAACTCTTTGTGTTCATCATAACAAAAAATCCGCTTGACCGAAACTGTCAGGATTGCATGTGGAGGTCAAACCACTTTACCGTTTCAAGTAATCCTTTTCTTGTCACTTTATGACCTTCTGTTTCTTCAGTAATAAATTTCAGCAGCTCTTTTTTATCATAGGACTGGTGAATTGTTTTGAAAAACGTATAAGTCGGTTCATAAGGAACTACGGTATCTGCTTTACCATGCCAGAACATCAGCGGTCTGTTATTCAGCTTTTCGGGATGAAGGCTCAGGTCATATGCTTCAAGCACCTTCAGCTGTTCATCAATTTCTTCCTCACTCATTGGCAACTTGAAGCCGTTTCGTTCAAAATGCTGAATCTGCGCTTTGGCAAAGCCGACATATGCAGGTGAACCCATCAGGCTGACACCTGTATGGATCCATTCAAAACGTTTCAGTGCGCCAAGGATCGTGATACCTCCCATGGAAGTTCCTGCTGCGCCAATGCGATGCTCTTCTGCATAACCCTGACTGACCAGCTCCTGTTTCATTGCATTAAATTCTTCGATGGATCTGACAACAATCTGCCAGAAGCGCGTACTCATGACCATTTCATCAGAGCCATCTGACCTTGCACCGTGATAAGCAGCATCAGGCAAAATAACGTTAAACCCCTTTTCAGCTAAAAGGTATGCATAATGTAGATTGTGTTCTTTCGCACTCATAAATCCGTGAAAAAAGAAAATCACGGGAGAATTTTCAGATTTGCTTTCTACCTGTAAACATGGAATACCTGCGATTTTTCGATTATGTATTTCGATCAACTCTGATGCTCCTCTCAATCCTTTTCGCTCATATATTATCATATAACCAAAATGTGGCATACTATTTCACCTTATCCGGAACGAGTGATACAATTAATATAAGTGACAATAGAAGCAGAGGAGCGTATTCAAATGGATAAGCATTTAATTGCATTAGACCTTGACGGCACATTGCTGACAGATGAAAAAACAATCTCAGACAGAACGAAAAAAACGCTCTTAAAAGCTAAAGAAGCCGGGCATGAAGTCATGATTGCTACCGGTAGACCTTTCAGAGCGAGTGAAGCATATTACAGGGAGCTTGGCCTCCATACACCTATCGTGAATTTCAATGGTGCCTATGTCCATCACCCGCTTGACCAGGGCTGGGGTCTTCACCATGAGCCGATGAACCTGAACGTTGTAAAAGATATCGTTGAAGCTGTTCACGATTACGAATTTCATAATATGGTCGCTGAAATTCTTGATGATGTGTACCTTCATTATCATGATGAAAAACTGCTGGATATTTTCAGTTTTGGCAATCCAACGATTACTGCAGGTGACCTCAGAACCTATCTTCCTGCGAATCCTACAAGCTTACTGATTCACGCAGATGAGTACCATGTGGAAAGCATCAGAAATCATTTAAGCGAGGTCCATGCAGAAGTCATTGACCACAGACGCTGGGGTGCACCGTGGCACGTGATCGAAATCGTTAAATCAGGTCTGAACAAAGCAGTCGGACTAAAGAAAGTAGCCGACTATTATGGTATTTCCAGTGACCGGATCATCGCTTTTGGAGACGAAGACAACGATCTTGAGATGCTCGACTATGCAGGAATCGGCGTTGCAATGGGTAACGGGATTGAAAGCGTCAGATCAACTGCCAAACACATTACAGGCACCAACAACGAAGATGGGATTTCATTATTCTTAGAAGACCGGTTGAATATCAAAATATAATATATCAATGGATGATTAAATTTAGTTTAATTTCTAAGGAGAACGGAGCGGAAGGCGGCGACTCCGGGACGAGTAGAGAGAAGCTGAGACCCCGCAGCCGAAGGCGAGGAGACTCAGCAACCTCCGTCCGGAAAGCGGCCGCCTGAAGCGAAGTGATCCGGTTATAAAGTAAAACGGCTGCCTCTATAATAGAAGCAGCCGTTTTTCTAATCATCTTTTCTGAAGAACCCAAAGATCCCCGTCGTCTGAATAATATTTGTAAATGCATGCGGATCTGTCTTATGAATAATCCGCTCAAGCTCAAACAATTCATACCGCGTAATAACCATAATCAGCATTTCCTTGGGATCATCCGCA contains the following coding sequences:
- a CDS encoding metal-sulfur cluster assembly factor, which codes for MDQDVKDSIMGALEQVIDPELGIDIVNLGLVYDVFMDDAGNTEVKMTLTSMGCPLAPVIVDQVKAALADVPEVKEVDVNIVWSPPWSKDNMSRYAKIALGIT
- a CDS encoding prolyl oligopeptidase family serine peptidase; this translates as MIEIHNRKIAGIPCLQVESKSENSPVIFFFHGFMSAKEHNLHYAYLLAEKGFNVILPDAAYHGARSDGSDEMVMSTRFWQIVVRSIEEFNAMKQELVSQGYAEEHRIGAAGTSMGGITILGALKRFEWIHTGVSLMGSPAYVGFAKAQIQHFERNGFKLPMSEEEIDEQLKVLEAYDLSLHPEKLNNRPLMFWHGKADTVVPYEPTYTFFKTIHQSYDKKELLKFITEETEGHKVTRKGLLETVKWFDLHMQS
- a CDS encoding Cof-type HAD-IIB family hydrolase; the encoded protein is MDKHLIALDLDGTLLTDEKTISDRTKKTLLKAKEAGHEVMIATGRPFRASEAYYRELGLHTPIVNFNGAYVHHPLDQGWGLHHEPMNLNVVKDIVEAVHDYEFHNMVAEILDDVYLHYHDEKLLDIFSFGNPTITAGDLRTYLPANPTSLLIHADEYHVESIRNHLSEVHAEVIDHRRWGAPWHVIEIVKSGLNKAVGLKKVADYYGISSDRIIAFGDEDNDLEMLDYAGIGVAMGNGIESVRSTAKHITGTNNEDGISLFLEDRLNIKI